A window of the Lactuca sativa cultivar Salinas chromosome 5, Lsat_Salinas_v11, whole genome shotgun sequence genome harbors these coding sequences:
- the LOC128126316 gene encoding uncharacterized protein LOC128126316, with translation MPPCVRVKLSQILSSPCFLDVTNPECYRQPSCRRLVAAAILDSCYHRHEPPGVAGFISQTEVFECVSVIMACYVSGICHLAAGVETAGLQQCGIVSTGLQQCEVLRV, from the exons ATGCCGCCGTGTGTGCGTGTGAAGCTGTCACAAATACTCTCTTCTCCATGCTTTCTGGACGTCACGAATCCCGAATGCTACCGTCAACCGTCGTGTCGTCGCTTGGTTGCTGCCGCCATCCTAGATTCGTGCTATCACCGCCATGAGCCACCAGGTGTGGCTGGATTTATCTCGCAAACGGAGGTGTTTGAGTGTGTCTCCGTTATTATGGCGTGTTATGT atcgggaatctgtcacctagcagctggggttgagactgcgggacttcagcagtgtgggattgtgtctacgggacttcagcagtgtgag gtacttcgtgtttaa